One genomic region from Phragmites australis chromosome 1, lpPhrAust1.1, whole genome shotgun sequence encodes:
- the LOC133918988 gene encoding single myb histone 3: MGAPKQKWTSEEEEALRRGVLKHGAGKWRTIQKDPEFSPVLSSRSNIDLKDKWRNLSFSASGLGSRDKIRVPKITGPSSSPLPSSQALLLSAANIVAEASPPVDAEKKPQDAKTPPKYGAMILEALSELNEPNGSEIGAIYKFIEDRHQVQPNFRRLLSSKFRRLIESKKVEKVDNKFYKVTDSFATKTPVPIKASAPKQKDPSKPSKASKNLGLFAAVSPALEAAAAAAVKVADAEAKANVAHEHMMEAERILKMAEETESLLTLAAEIYERCSRGEITIVNQVSQREF, translated from the exons ATGGGCGCGCCGAAGCAGAAGTGGacgtcggaggaggaggaggcgctccGTCGCGGCGTGCTCAAGCACGGCGCCGGCAAGTGGCGCACCATCCAGAAGGACCCCGAGTTCAGCCCCGTCCTCTCCTCCCGCTCGAACATCGACCTCAAG GACAAATGGAGGAATTTGAGTTTCAGTGCAAGTGGACTGGGTTCAAGGGATAAAATAAGGGTTCCAAAGATAACTGGACCCTCATCTTCCCCATTGCCTAGCTCACAGGCTCTGCTTCTCTCAGCGGCAAATATAGTTGCTGAAGCTTCACCACCTGTAGATGCTGAAAAAAAGCCACAGGATGCGAAGACTCCTCCAAA GTACGGCGCCATGATCCTGGAAGCTCTTTCTGAATTGAATGAGCCAAATGGTTCAGAGATTGGTGCAATTTACAAGTTCATAGAG GACAGGCACCAGGTGCAACCAAACTTTAGAAGATTGCTTAGTTCAAAGTTCAGGCGGCTTATAGAATCAAAAAAAGTTGAAAAG GTTGATAATAAGTTCTATAAGGTCACAGATTCCTTTGCAACAAAAACTCCGGTGCCAATAAAAGCTTCAGCTCCAAAGCAGAAGGATCCATCCAAGCCATCGAAGGCATCAAAGAATCTAGGACTGTTTGCCGCTGTGAGTCCCGCACtagaggcagcggcggcggcagctgtCAAAGTAGCTGATGCGGAGGCCAAAGCAAACGTTGCACATGAGCATATGATGGAGGCTGAAAGGATCCTCAAGATGGCTGAGGAGACGGAGTCTCTCCTTACACTTGCAGCAGAGATCTATGAACGAT GTTCAAGGGGAGAGATAACCATAGTAAATCAAGTGTCGCAAAGGGAGTTCTGA
- the LOC133918944 gene encoding glycylpeptide N-tetradecanoyltransferase 1 yields MAAPNSKDAANASASGTAGEEDTSIDAHMTLTSNPTARRHKFWETQPVDQFRDAADTSLPDGAIEPPTLLSEVRADPYVLPAAFEWLTCDLDDDAFLADLYSLLAHNYVEDDENMFRFNYSPGFLRWALKPPSFFRAWHIGVRAKESKKLVAFISGVPARIRARDDIVRMAEINFLCVHKKLRSKRLAPVLIREVTRRVHQENIWQAAYTAGVVLPTPITTCRYWHRSLNPRKLIDVGFSRLGPRMTMSRTVRLYKLPDAPLTPGFRRMELRDVAAVTRLLRAYLARFVVAPDFDEVDVEHWLLPQEDVVDSYLVESPETHEVTDFCSFYTLPSSVLNNAIYATLKAAYSYYNVSTKTPLQQLMNDALIVAKQKDYDVFNALDVMENESFLKELKFGPGDGQLHYYLYNYRIRNGIKPSELGLVLL; encoded by the coding sequence ATGGCCGCCCCCAACAGCAAAGACGCCGCCAACGCCAGCGCCAGCGGCACCGCTGGCGAGGAGGACACCTCCATCGATGCGCACATGACCCTCACCTCCAACCCCACCGCCCGCCGCCACAAGTTCTGGGAGACGCAGCCCGTGGACCAGTTCCGCGACGCCGCCGACACGTCGCTCCCTGACGGCGCCATCGAGCCGCCCACGCTGCTCTCCGAGGTGCGCGCCGACCCCTACGTGCTGCCCGCCGCCTTCGAGTGGCTCACCTGCGACCTCGACGACGACGCGTTCCTCGCCGACCTCTACTCGCTGCTCGCCCACAACTACGTGGAGGACGACGAGAATATGTTCCGCTTTAACTACTCTCCGGGCTTCCTCCGCTGGGCGCTCAAGCCCCCGTCCTTCTTCCGCGCCTGGCACATCGGCGTCCGCGCCAAGGAGTCCAAGAAGCTCGTCGCCTTCATCTCGGGCGTCCCCGCGCGCATCCGCGCCCGCGACGACATCGTCCGCATGGCAGAGATCAACTTCCTCTGCGTCCACAAGAAGCTCCGATCTAAGCGCCTCGCACCCGTGCTCATCCGCGAGGTCACCCGCCGCGTCCATCAGGAGAACATCTGGCAGGCTGCATACACCGCGGGGGTCGTCCTCCCGACCCCCATCACCACCTGCCGCTACTGGCACCGATCCCTCAACCCCAGGAAGCTCATCGATGTTGGGTTCTCTCGCCTTGGCCCGCGCATGACCATGAGCCGCACGGTCCGGCTCTACAAGCTTCCTGATGCGCCGCTCACCCCTGGCTTCCGCAGGATGGAGCTGCGGGATGTTGCGGCGGTCACGCGGCTGCTGAGGGCCTACCTTGCGAGGTTTGTGGTGGCGCCGGACTTCGATGAGGTGGATGTGGAGCACTGGCTGCTGCCCCAGGAGGATGTGGTGGACAGCTACCTTGTGGAGAGCCCTGAGACGCATGAGGTCACGGATTTCTGCAGCTTTTACACACTGCCTTCATCGGTGCTGAACAATGCTATCTATGCGACGCTCAAGGCTGCATACTCGTACTACAATGTTTCCACCAAGACTCCGCTGCAGCAGCTTATGAACGACGCGCTGATTGTTGCCAAGCAGAAGGACTATGATGTGTTCAATGCTCTTGATGTCATGGAGAACGAGTCATTCCTCAAGGAGCTCAAGTTTGGTCCGGGAGATGGGCAGCTCCACTATTACCTCTACAATTACCGTATCCGCAATGGCATCAAGCCATCGGAGCTTGGTCTTGTGCTGCTATAG